A window of the Arachis duranensis cultivar V14167 chromosome 5, aradu.V14167.gnm2.J7QH, whole genome shotgun sequence genome harbors these coding sequences:
- the LOC107488360 gene encoding uncharacterized protein LOC107488360, whose amino-acid sequence MNSVLACFNWRTIVTPEYGDEEEKEVVEPLKAVYRDELTIKKAPPVPCKAPKKSVRFADEEEGEGEGIRVKVKMTKEEANRLLSKCKEGGLLDFKDVARELVNIPIHRVTVLSIPQQQ is encoded by the coding sequence ATGAACAGCGTGCTTGCTTGTTTCAACTGGAGAACTATAGTAACCCCGGAATATggggatgaagaagaaaaagaagtagtaGAACCACTGAAAGCGGTATATAGAGATGAGTTAACGATAAAGAAAGCTCCTCCAGTGCCATGCAAGGCTCCCAAGAAAAGTGTTCGCTTTGCagacgaagaagaaggagaaggagaagggatAAGAGTGAAGGTAAAGATGACAAAGGAAGAAGCCAATCGATTGTTATCAAAGTGCAAAGAAGGAGGCCTTCTTGATTTCAAAGACGTTGCTCGTGAGCTTGTGAATATCCCTATACACCGAGTTACTGTTCTCTCCATTCCTCAACAACAATAA